A stretch of Labrus mixtus chromosome 7, fLabMix1.1, whole genome shotgun sequence DNA encodes these proteins:
- the zc3h11a gene encoding zinc finger CCCH domain-containing protein 11A, with translation MNNNGDDCYFFYYSNCSKGDSCPFRHCEAAMGNETVCNLWQEGRCFRTVCKFRHMEITKNRKEISCYWENQMAGCQKPHCAFFHEKPRYIDGMLVPADKSQIKSEELPQEEPAPAPAAPLPTAAANPQLRGVIKTEAQEPVPSPTHPPVVINPADDDEDEDDQFSEEGEDGKVGPSPRKLQKSGDSLNFGVSTLEEIRLRKALKASMKRAGYPIQTADASTNGEKENIRSLFHPSIFEPRHDALVFEETGRPRGSVAERLGRKMSNTDSRREEGVSLKRSLAERLGRVVEEEDSLMPPKKALKPVKERLGLSAGSVSPSHPAETNTEPKKAPEQIRIKTLEQIKQEKAAKSQNQKDDPSSNDAPEPSVTKNTATKPTRGGRRAITVKDDCISEVKTFSEILRAKKKRQEEEQQEQSPSPKKTRNTAEKAPAKSRDADGPGPDVTDMGEVRVKTLEEIRREKAARMQTQQTTETENKKSSDSEENGAKKPRLMRIKKPAASESINGAAETTPEVTEKPQKSRAAAPEANGVSVKVKTFEEIMQEKRLRKLEMEEQAKNSAEAEPSQKPTPEEPLKRKSPARVSFKSTGSSSPSSTSQVPDTTTSTQKLPVRKLIPFKSKAASPPNSTTGARGAVVTSVPATQSSPPPETDSRSQSPSSSREVPDQNTRTPITLSPTKQARAAPRGAAAEEKTLNSNKKTTPEHTADTRVRPKLNVKPSVVKPAVQVKPGQKRKAAERSAVAAVKPLNSASSVQEESLQEKDKQVSPSSSADALLSSAVPSCPSNLLDSVCSSSPLTEDLQTVPVFSQSLGQESKSSVPAAREACTVPQSPVLKTPAQPKSRRLSAAASRSASASSSSAAAAASSSAFDDFDELISEFTDDHMEGDMDPAIGEDDLLQELSEMIDS, from the exons ATGAACAACAATGGAGACGACTGCTACTTCTTTTACTATTCCAACTGCAGCAAA GGAGACAGCTGCCCCTTTAGACACTGTGAGGCAGCTATGGGCAACGAGACCGTCTGTAACCTCTGGCAGGAGGGACGCTGCTTCCGTACTGTCTGCAAGTTTCGCCACATGGAGATCACA AAAAACCGAAAGGAGATTTCTTGTTATTGGGAGAACCAAATGGCCGGCTGCCAGAAGCCACACTGTGCCTTCTTCCACGAGAAGCCCCGCTACATCGATGGCATGTTAGTCCCAGCAGATAAAA GTCAAATCAAGAGTGAGGAGCTGCCGCAGGAGGAACCAGCGCCCGCACCAGCTGCTCCTCTTCCCACTGCGGCTGCAAACCCTCAGCTTAGAGGCGTCATCAAGACAGAAGCTCAGGAGCCAGTGCCGAGCCCCACTCACCCACCAGTGGTGATTAATCCTGCAGACGATGACGAGGATGAAGATG ACCAGTTctcagaggagggagaggacggCAAAGTCGGCCCTTCTCCTAGAAAACTACAGAAATCAG GCGACTCGCTGAACTTTGGAGTGAGCACCCTGGAGGAGATCCGGCTGAGGAAGGCACTGAAGGCCAGCATGAAGAGAGCCGGTTACCCGATCCAGACTGCCGACGCCTCGACCAacggagagaaagaaaacatccgCTCgcttttccatccatccatctttgaGCCGAGACACG ACGCGCTTGTCTTTGAAGAAACGGGGAGGCCAAGAGGCAGCGTGGCCGAAAGGCTCGGAAGGAAGATGTCCAACACGG ATTCGAGGCGTGAAGAAGGCGTCTCACTGAAGAGGAGTCTGGCCGAGCGTCTGGGCAGagttgtagaagaagaagattccTTGATGCCCCCTAAGAAGG ctttgaAGCCCGTTAAGGAGCGACTTGGATTGTCTGCTGGGTCTGTTTCACCCTCTCACCCAG CTGAGACCAACACAGAGCCTAAGAAAGCTCCTGAGCAGATCCGCATCAAAACTCTGGAGCAGATCAAACAGGAGAAGGCGGCAAAGTCTCAGAACCAGAAAGACGACCCTTCTTCAAATGACGCTCCAGAACCCAGCGTTACAAAAAACACCGCTACCAAACCCACCAGGGGCGGCAGGCGAGCCATCACCGTCAAAGACGACTGCATCAGCGAGGTCAAGACGTTCTCTGAGATCCTCCGAGCCAAGAAgaagaggcaggaggaggagcagcaggagcagagcCCCAGCCCCAAGAAGACGAGGAACACTGCTGAGAAAGCTCCAGCAAAGAGCCGGGACGCAGATGGGCCCGGTCCTGATGTTACAGACATGGGGGAGGTTAGAGTTAAGACCCTGGAGGAGATCCGCAGAGAAAAGGCAGCAAGGATGCAGACTCAGCAGACgacagaaactgaaaacaagaagAGCTCTGACTCTGAGGAGAACGGAGCCAAGAAGCCTCGTCTGATGCGCATAAAGAAACCTGCTGCTTCTGAAA GCATTAACGGCGCTGCAGAGACGACTCCTGAAGTGACAGAGAAGCCCCAAAAATCTCGAGCTGCTGCTCCTGAG GCCAACGGTGTCAGTGTCAAGGTGAAGACCTTCGAGGAGATCATGCAGGAGAAACGCCTTCGTAAGCTGGAGATGGAGGAGCAGGCTAAAAACTCTGCCGAAGCAGAACCCTCACAGAAACCGACCCCCGAGGAACCGCTAAAGAGGAAGAGTCCTGCAAGAGTCAGTTTTAAATCAACCGGCTCTTCATCACCTTCTTCCACCTCCCAAGTCCCTGATACAACCACCTCCACCCAGAAGCTCCCTGTGCGTAAGCTGATCCCGTTCAAATCCAAGGCTGCTTCCCCTCCAAACAGCACGACCGGTGCACGAGGAGCCGTCGTTACCTCAGTCCCTGCGACGCAGAGCTCTCCTCCACCAGAGACAGATTCCCGCTCACAGAGCCCCAGCAGCTCCAGGGAGGTCCCGGACCAAAACACAAGGACCCCAATCACACTGTCACCAACCAAACAGGCCAGAGCAGCTCCTCGAggtgctgctgcagaggagaaaacacTGAACAGTAACAAGAAGACGACTCCAGAACACACTGCAGACACCAGAG TGAGGCCCAAACTGAACGTGAAGCCGTCTGTGGTGAAGCCTGCAGTGCAGGTGAAACCCGGCCAGAAGAGGAAGGCAGCAGAGCGGTCTGCGGTGGCTGCTGTTAAACCTCTAAACAGCGCCTCCTCAGTGCAGGAGGAGTCACTTcaggagaaagacaaacag GTGTCCCCGTCCTCCAGTGCAGACGCTCTGCTGAGCTCAGCTGTCCCCAGTTGCCCCAGCAACCTGCTGGACTCGGTCTGCAGCTCCAGCCCGCTGACAGAAGATCTCCAGACAGTCCCCGTTTTCTCACAGAGCCTGGGCCAAGAAAGCAAGTCGAGTGTTCCTGCTGCCAGAGAGGCCTGCACAGTCCCCCAAAG CCCGGTCCTGAAGACGCCCGCTCAGCCAAAGTCCCGGAGACTGAGCGCAGCTGCATCCCGCTctgcctccgcctcttcttcttctgctgccgccgccgcctcctctTCTGCGTTTGACGACTTTGACGAGCTGATCAGCGAGTTCACAGACGACCACATGGAGGGAGACATGGACCCTGCCATCGGAGAGGACGACCTGCTGCAGGAACTGTCagagatgattgacagctga
- the LOC132977126 gene encoding zinc finger protein 45-like encodes MTKLELLNVFLNDRLTAAAQEIFRAVKDTVAEYQSEILRSKEENERLRRLLNVAVQRLLLQTEPHSALPQEDVQPCESEWRNSVELLPQIKEEPKTRNLQTDCSQEARDPEEGNCSHIEPLQRSQTPPAQTVCSRVSVSPPSVASQEIKAEEESRKQQPAHSLPPPVTVYSNCRAAESAAKSQRTQRTDHQLKGSFRSNGKQSSSLLAIKNVRSLRPPPPRSSLPSQSMQRWHSCKECGKGFSFACQLEVHMRWHTKEKPYSCAVCRKSFTTVSMLKRHHRIHTGEKPFSCHVCGKCFNQSAHLNTHFRLHLRERAGWSRAALSK; translated from the exons ATGACCAAACTGGAGCTGCTGAACGTGTTTCTGAACGACCGGCTGACGGCGGCGGCCCAGGAGATCTTCCGCGCCGTCAAAGACACGGTGGCCGAATATCAGAGCGAAATCCTGCGTTCAAAGGAGGAGAACGAGCGGCTCAGACGGCTGCTCAACGTCGCCGTCCAAAggctcctgctgcagacag AACCTCACTCTGCCCTTCCTCAAGAGGACGTTCAGCCGTGTGAGTCTGAGTGGAGGAACAGCGTGGAGCTGCTACCACAGATTAAAGAAGAGCCCAAAACTAGAAACCTTCAAACCGACTGTTCACAAGAAGCAAGAGACCCGGAGGAAGGAAACTGTAGTCACATCGAGCCGCTGCAGAGGTCACAAACTCCACCCGCCCAGACTGTGTGTAGCCGAGTAAGTGTCTCTCCACCTTCAGTAGCATCCCAGGAGATTaaagcagaggaagagagcaggAAACAGCAGCCAGCACACAGCTTACCGCCCCCCGTGACTGTTTATTCAAACTGCAGAGCGGCTGAGAGCGCCGCAAAGAGTCAGCGGACTCAGAGAACAGACCATCAGCTTAAAGGGTCATTCCGCTCAAATGGGAAACAGAGCTCATCCTTGCTCGCGATTAAGAACGTGAGATCTCTGAGGCCGCCCCCGCCTCGCTCCTCTCTCCCGAGCCAGAGCATGCAGAGGTGGCACAGCTGCAAAGAGTGCGGGAAGGGCTTCAGCTTCGCCTGCCAGCTGGAGGTGCACATGCGCTGGCACACCAAGGAGAAGCCGTACAGCTGCGCCGTGTGCCGGAAGAGCTTCACCACGGTCAGCATGCTGAAGAGACACCACCGCATCCACACAggggagaaacccttcagctgccaCGTCTGCGGGAAATGCTTCAACCAGTCGGCGCACCTCAACACGCACTTCAGGCTCCACCTGAGAGAGAGGGCCGGCTGGAGCCGAGCGGCGCTCTCCAAGTGA